ATGCCCTCGCCGCCGTTGATGGAATTCCTGAAGCGGCGGCAGATCGCAGGGACGGTCTTGATCCCCGGTTGCGGCCTCGGGCATGATGTCCGTTTGCTCGCGGGGCAGGGGGCAAAGGTGCTGGGGATGGACATTGCGCCCGCCGCGGTCGAACGGGCGAGGCGGGTGCCTCCAGTTGCAGACGAACGTTTTGAGGCCGCCGATTTCCTCACTCTGCCGGATGAATACGTGGGACGCTTTGATTGGGTGATCGAGCACACTTGTCTCTGTGCCTTGGATTTATCGCAACGGACCGAATATGTAGAATCGGTGTGTCGTGCGCTAAAGCCGGGGGGCTACTATCTCGCGGTGTTTTACCGTATGATTCCCCATGATGATGGAAACGGGCCGCCATTTCCAATTTCCGAGGCATCCATTGATGCCCTCTTCGGTGGGGTGTTTGACATTTTGGAACGCTTTGTTCCGTCCGAGTCATATTCCAGTCGCCCCTACGGTTGCGAGGAGGTTTGCTATATGCAACTGAACGGAGGCTGCTGACTCCCTTCGCCTTC
The nucleotide sequence above comes from Coraliomargarita parva. Encoded proteins:
- a CDS encoding methyltransferase domain-containing protein gives rise to the protein MSRDWNAAYLNDETPWDKGMPSPPLMEFLKRRQIAGTVLIPGCGLGHDVRLLAGQGAKVLGMDIAPAAVERARRVPPVADERFEAADFLTLPDEYVGRFDWVIEHTCLCALDLSQRTEYVESVCRALKPGGYYLAVFYRMIPHDDGNGPPFPISEASIDALFGGVFDILERFVPSESYSSRPYGCEEVCYMQLNGGC